The DNA sequence TGCCCTCCGGAATCGCGTAGTAGTCGCTCGCGTAGTCCAGCGCGCGGTTCGTCGTAAACGTCAGCACGAAGTAGATGGCACTGACGAAGAGGATGACCTCCAGCACCGCCGACGTCTGCCGGACGAAGAGGTCGTAGCTCCGGGTCAGCATCTCGGCCAGTCCGATAGCGAAGACGACGCTCGTGTCCTTGAGGACGATGGTCACCTCGTTTTGGAAGCCGGGGACGCTCCGGCGGAGTGCCTGCGGCACGACGACGTAGCGGATGCCCTGGAGCCGACTCATCCCGACCGACCGTGCGGCCTCCAACTGTCCTTCGTCGACGCTCTGGAGCGCGCCGCGGAACACCTGCGACAGATACGCCGCGCTCCGCAACCCGAGGCCGAGCACCCCGGCGACGAACGCGCCGCCGATGGTGAAGAAGCCGAGCGGGATGTCCGGGGTCGGGAAGACGAAGAACGCGAAGATGAGGAGGACGACGATGGGCGTCCCGCGGAGGACGACACCGACCGTCTTCACCGCCCGTTTCGGCAGTCCGCCGCCGTAGACCTCGACGACGCCAGCGGGAAAGCCCGCGGCGAGGCCGAGGAGGACGCTCGCCACCGTCAGTGCGACGGTGATGACCGCCCCACCGAGGAGATAGGTGGCGTTGTTGGCGACGAACACCCAGTCAGACTGCGCGACGATACCGAGGAGTCCGGTCATGGGTCTCGGTTAGGCGTCGCTGAACCACTCGTTGCGGATCTCCTCGTACGTGCCGTTGTCCTGGACCGTGGCGAGGCCGTCGTTGAGTGCCGACTGGAGGTCGGAGTCGTCCTGGCGGATGCCGAAGCCGTAGCGTTCGCCCGTCTCGTAGACGAAGGCGACCTGCACGTCGCGCTGGCTCTCGAAGGTCTGGGCGACCGGCTGGTCGAGGACGACGGCGTCGATGTTGCCGTTCTCGAGGTCCTCGACGGCGAAGACGTAGTTGCCGTAGGTGTTGAAGTTCGACTCGTCGAGCTTGCCCTCCTCGATGAGTTCGCTGTTCACGACACCGGCACCGGTCGTTCCCTCCTGGGCACCGACGCGCTGGCCCGACAGGTCGTCGAGGCTCTCCGGCCGGAAGTCGCTGTTGTTGGCGACGAGGATCGACTGGTCGGCGTTGTAGTACGGGTCCGAGAAGGAGATGGTCTCCTGGCGTTCCTCGTTGATGGTCATCGCGGCGGCGATGGCGTCGATGCGGTCGTTCTGGAGTGCCGGGATGAGCGAGCTGAACTCGAACTCGCTCCACTCTTCGAGCGTGTAGTCGGTCTCGTCGACGACGGCCTCGAACAGGTCGATGTCGAAGCCGACCAGCTCGCCGTCCTCGTTCTTCATCTCGAACGGCGGGAAGCCGGGTGCGGTCCCCGCGACGATGGTCTGCCCACCGGAGCCGCCACCCATACAGCCTGCGAGGCCGGTGACTGCGGCGGCACTCGATGCACCGGTCAGCTTGAGGTAGGTCCGACGGCTCATTCCTGACGTGTTAAACGATTTCATACCAATAACCCAAGGACAGTGGCTTTTTGAAGGTTTTCTTTCCAGTCGCCAATAGAACGACAAGTTCTATTCGAGATATCAAGACCCAAATACTGTCGGTCGGCCGCGCGGTGGTCTCCGCCGTCTCGTGGGGCGTGGCGACTTCCTCGGGACTGCGGCCGTTCAGTCGCTACTCGGATACGCCTGTGACGTCGTCGTCGAGCCGTCGTGGCGGTATGCGGCCCACGCGACGCCAGCGAGACCGAGGAACGCCGCGGCGAGGATACCGAGGTTGAGGAGTCGGACGGGCGCGGTGTAGATGAGCAGGTCGCGCCCCAAGAGGAGATGGACGAACACGAGTCCGGCGACAGGGAGCGTCGCTAGTTTCACCCGCCGGAGACCGGCGGCACCGGCCCAGTAGACCGTCGCGACGAGCGCGGCGTAGACCGGCAGGGAGGCGAAAACGAACGTGGCCTGCATCCCCGGCGAGTACGTGAGGAGACCGGGCGCGCGGCTGACGAGCGCGCTCACGGGCAGAATGACGAGCGCGGCGAGCAGTGCCCGCTGGGTGCGCGAGAGTGCCGAGCGACGGTGGTGGCCGGTGTAGGCGAACAGCGTCGTCGCGACGAGCGACGTGAAGATGGTCAAGGCGACGAGGAGATGTGCGGACTGCGTCGGCGGCGAGTAACCCCCCGGCAGCCAGCCGTTGAGCGTCACGGTGACCGCGCCGATGCTGATCTGGAGGGGAAGGAGGACGACGGCGAGCGTCGCGGCGAGTTTCGTCCGACGACTCGTGTCACCGCGCCAGGCCCAGCCGACAGTCCCGAGGATGAAGAAGCCGGTGATCATCGCCACGAGCCGGTGGAACCACTCGATGAAACTCGGGATGGTCTGGGGCAGCAGCCCGTTGTCACACAGCGGCCACTGGGCCGAACAGGCGAGTCCCGACCCCGTCGCGGCGGTGTAGACACCGAGCGCGATGAGGCTGGCGGTGAGTGCCGTCGTGAACGCGGCGAACCGCCGGAACGTCAGCCAGTCCGGCCGGAGACGTGCGGTATCCATGCTAGGTGGTGCTCAGGACTCAGACCACTTATGCCTGTCCGAACGGCCCTGAGGCGGCCGATTCTGGTTCACCTCTCGAATCCCGCGACCGTCGCTCTCGGCGACGGCCCCGGGTCGCTCCTGACGACGGCTCCGGGCCGCTCTCGGCGACGATTCCATGTCGCAGTCCTGACCGGAACCGCCGGTTTCAAAGCCGATACTCCGTAGGCTCACGTATGACGGACTTCCTCGACTCCCGCGTCAGTCGACTCGACAGCTATCTCGACACGCACGACCTCGATGCGGTCTGGTTCGCCCGGCCGAACTCGTTCAAATGGCTCACCGGCGGCGACAACGTCGTCGACTACGCGGGCGACGTCGGCGTCGCCGCCGCGGGCTACGACGGCGAACTGCGCGTCGTCACGGACAACATCGAGGCGCAGCGGCTCGTCGACGAGGAGGTTCCGGACGCCTTCGACGTCGAGCACGTGCAGTGGTACGAGTCCTCGCTCGCCGAGGCCGTCGCCGACGCGTCGCCGACGCCCGCCGCCGCCGACTTCGACGTGCCCGGCTTCGCCGACGTCGACGCCTCCACGCTCCGCCAGCCGCTCACGGAGGAGGATATCGAGGTCTACCGCGCGCTCGGCCGCGACGCCGCCGAGGCCGTCGAGTCCGTCGCCCGCGAACTCCAGTCGGACGACACCGAACACGAGGTCGCCGCGGGACTCCGTATCGCGCTCGCCGCCCGCGACATCAACGCACCCGTCGCGCTCGTCGGCGGAGCCGAACGCGCCCAGCAGTACCGCCACTACACGCCGCAGGTCGCGGAACTCGGCGACTACGCGCTGCTGTCGGTGACGGCCGAGCGTAACGGGCTGTACGCCAGCGTCACCCGGACGGTCGCCTTCGACCCGCCGGAGTGGCTCACGGAGCGCACCGAAAAGGCCCAAACCGTCGCCGCGAGCGCGCTCGGCGCGACCCAGCGCGTCGCCCGCGAGGGCGGGAACGCGGGTGACGTGTTCGAGACCGTCCAGGCGGCCTACGACGCGGTCGGCTTCGAGGGCGAGTGGCGGAACCACCACCAGGGCGGCGCGGCTGGCTTCGCGGGCCGCGAGTGGGTCGCGACGCCGACGAACGACGAGGAGGTCCACACGCCGATGGCCTACGCCTGGAACCCCACGGTGCAGGGTGCAAAGAGCGAGGACACCGTCCTCGTCACCGACGACGGCTTCGAGGTGCTGACGACGACCGGCGAGTGGGAGACGCGCGAAGTCGAGTCTCACGACGGCGAGGTCGCCGTCGACGCCCACGAGATTCTCCGTCTGGACTGACTGTCCCGGTACACTGCTTCGGCCGACCGTCCGGTCTCACGGATTCGACCGACAGCCCCGTCACGCGTGAGTCCCCGACTCGGGCGTGACGCCCGCATCACAGCAACCTATTTGACACCGCCGCGACACTCGTCGACCATGCCCTGGTACGCGTTCGACGCGGTCGACGACGCCCTCGATGCGACCCGCAACTTCCTCTTTCCCTTCACCTGGGGACGGTGGCTCCGGCTGGCGATCATCGTCTTCTTCCTCGGTGGGGGTGGGGGGAGTTTCAGTAACGTCAGCAACGTCCCCTCCTCTATTCCCTCCGACGGGGGGACGACACCGCCGCCGACGACGGGCGGTCAACTGCCGACGATCGGCGAGAGTCTGGGGTCGATATCGCCGCTCGTCTACGTCGTCATCGCCGTCATCCTGCTCATCGTCCTGGGACTAATTCTCGTCTCCGCGGTGATGCCCTTCGTCTTCGTCGACGCTCTCCGGACGAACGACGTGCGGATCCGTGGTCCCTTCAAACGACGGTTCGGCAAGGGGATGCGGCTGCTCGGCTTCCAGATCGGTCTTTCCCTGCTCCTCGCGTTGCCGTTCGTCCTCCTCGGAGCTGGCGTCGTCGTCGGCGCGGTCGACCCGACGGTCTTCACGAGCCTCGGCGTGGGCGGTCTCCTCGCTGGTGTCGCCCTCTTCGCGGTCGGAGCCGTCGTCGTCGGGCTCTTCTTCGGCTTCACGAACCAGTTCGTCGTGCCGGTGATGATCGCGACCGACTCCGGTGTCATCGCGTCGTGGCGGCGGTTCTGGTCGACGCTGCGCGAGCAGTGGAAGCAGTTCGTCGTCTATCTGTTCGTCCGGTTCGTCCTCCAACTCGGCGTCGGCATCGGGGCGGCCATCGTCACGCTCGTCCTCGGCGGTATCATCGTCGTCGTGGCGTTGCTCGTCGGCTTCGTCGTCAGCGGCGCGGTCGGCGGGGTGGGTGCCGCGCTACACAGCACCGCCGGTCTCGTCGCGCTGGCGGTACTCGGCGTCCTCGCACTGCTTGCCTTCCTCGCGGTCACGTTACCGGTGCAGATCCTCGTTCAGTCGTACTTCACGGCCTACGAACTGTCGGTCCTCGGCGCGGCGAACGAGGAGTTCGCCCTGCTGCCGGAGCGACCCGAGGGCGGCAACGACGGCGACGACTCGGCCGCACAGTCCGACGACGGCGATGGCGGCGGTGACGACGGCGACGGCCGAACCACCGACAGCGGCCGCGACTCCACGGACGACACCGACTTCTCGTGGGGCGACGATTCGACGACGGCCTGAGCCGGAGAACTGAGTCACTCCCGAGTAAACATTCGACGTCCGTCGAACTGCAAATTCGACAGACACGCATAGTTTTTTGCCGCCCCCCAGTGTCGGCCCTGCCATGGGACTGGACGACGACGCACGGGAGTACCACCGACAGACACCTCCGGGTAAACTGGAGATATCGACGACGAAACCGACGAACACCCAGCGGGATCTCTCGCTCGCCTACTCGCCGGGTGTGGCCGCGCCGTGTCTCGATATCGCCGACGACCCCGAACAGGCGTACAACTACACCGCGAAGGGCAACCTCGTCGGTGTCATCTCGAACGGGTCGGCCGTCTTGGGTCTCGGCAACATCGGTGCGCAGGCGTCGAAACCCGTCATGGAGGGCAAGGGTGTCCTGTTCAAGCGGTTCGCCGACATCGACGTGTTCGACGTCGAACTCGACGAGGCCGACCCCGAGGAGATCATCAAGTCGGTCAGCATGATGGAGCCGACGTTCGGCGGCATCAACCTCGAAGACATCAAAGCCCCCGAATGCTTCGAGATCGAGGAGCGACTCCGCGAGGAGATGGACATCCCCGTCTTCCACGACGACCAACACGGGACGGCCATCATCTCCGGGGCCGCGCTCGTCAACGCCGCCGACATCAGCGGCAAGGATCTCTCGGAGCTGAACATCGTCTTCTCCGGGGCTGGCGCGTCGGCCATCGCGACCGCGCGGTTCTACGTCTCGCTCGGCGCGAAGAAGGAGAACATCACGATGTGCGACTCGACGGGCATCATCACGAAGAAACGTGCCGACGAGGTCAACGAGTACAAGCGGCAGTTCGCCCGCGACGTGCCGGAGGGCGACCTCGCCGACGCGATGGACGGTGCGGACGTGTTCGTCGGTCTCTCCATCGGCGGCATCGTCAGCCAGGAGATGGTCCAGTCGATGGGCGACAACCCGATCATCTTCGCGATGGCGAACCCCGACCCCGAGATCACCTACGAGGACGCCAAGGACGCCCGTGACGACACCGTCATCATGGCGACCGGCCGCTCGGACTATCCGAACCAGGTCAACAACGTGCTGGGCTTCCCGTTCATCTTCCGCGGCGCGCTCGACGCGCGTGCGACCGAAATCAACGAGGAGATGAAGGTCGCCGCCGCCCGCGCGCTGGCCGACCTCTCCCGGCAGGACGTCCCCGATTCTGTTGTCAAGGCGTACGGCGACGAGCCGCTGCAGTTCGGCGCGGACTACATCATCCCGAAGCCGCTCGACCCCCGCGTGCTGTTCGAGGTCGCGCCCGCCGTCGCGCAGGCCGCGATGGACAGCGGGGCGGCCCGGAAGGAGCTCGACATCCCGACCTACACCGAACGGCTCGAAGCGCGACTCGGCAAGTCCCGCGAGATGATGCGGGTCGTCCTGAACAAGGCGAAGGCGGACCCGAAGCGCGTCGCCCTCGCGGAGGGAACCGACGAGAAGATGATCCGGGCGGCCTACCAGCTCGAAGAGCAGGGGATCGCCGAACCCATCCTCATCGGCAACCCGAACAGCATCCTGCGGACGGCCGAGGCCCTCGGGCTGGAGTTCGATCCGACCATCGCCAACCCGCGGGACGACGAGTGGGAGCACTACGCCGACCGACTCTACGAACTCCGTCGGCGCAAGGGGCTGACCCGCAACGAGGCGGCCGACCTCATCCGCCGCGACTCGAACTACTTCGCGAGCGTGATGGTCGAGTCCGGCGACGCCGACGCGATGCTGACCGGGCTGACCCACCACTATCCCTCGGCACTCCGCCCGCCGCTGCAGGTCGTCGGCACGGCCGACGATGCCGACTACGCCGCCGGTGTCTATCTGTTGACGTTCAAGAACCGCGTCGTCTTCTGTGCGGACACTACGGTCAACCTCGACCCCGACTCGGAGGTCCTCGCCGAGATCACGAAACACACCGCGGACCTCGCCCGCAGCTTCAACGTCGAACCGCGGGCGGCGATGCTGTCGTACTCCAACTTCGGCAGCGTCGACAACACGGGCACACGCAAGCCCCGTGACGCCGTGAAACTGCTGCACGACGACCCCGAGGTCGACTTCCCGGTCGACGGTGAGATGCAGGCCGACACCGCCGTCGTCGAGGACATCCTCGAAGGAACCTACGACTTCGCGGATCTCGACGAACCGGCGAACGTCCTCATCTTCCCCAACCTCGAGTCGGGTAACATCGGCTACAAACTGCTCCAGCGGCTCGGCGGTGCGGAAGCCATCGGCCCGATGCTGGTCGGCATGGACAAGCCCGTCCACGTCATGCAGCGCGGTGACGAGGTCAAAGACATCGTCAACCTCGCCGGCGTCGCCGTCGTCGACGCGCAGGAAGAAGGGAACTAACGACTAACTCGCGTTTCCGTTTCGTTTTCTCAGTCCGATTAGTGCTATTTCTCCGAGTCGCCAGCAGAGCGCGCTGCCGACGCCGAGGAAGCCGAGGAGGACGGCGAGAAAGAAGACGAGGACGCCGACGAGGAAGTCGACCGCGACGGCAACCCCGGCAGCGACGACGAACCCACCGCCGAAGCAGGCGGCTGCGGCCTTCAGCAGCAGCCGTTGGTGCTCGCCGAAGCCGAAGAGGTCGTCGCCGCCGAAGACCGCCGGGAGGACGATCCCGACGCCCGTGATGCCGAGAGTGAGAACGAGTGCGACGCCGCCCCAGAGATACGCGCCGCCGGTGACGAAGCCGTCGCTCCCCGGCGGCGCGGGTGGGAGCGTCGCGAGCGAGTAGACGAGGAGGACGGACGCCCCACCGCCGACTGTGACGAGCAGCACCTGGATGGCAGTGAGAACGTAGTCTTTCGGTGTGGAGGGCATCGCTCGCAGGGTGTCCAGGGAACAACATAATTCTTCGCCCCGACGCCGAGAACGACCTACTCCGCCGCGCCAGTGGGCGGCTCAACCGACCCGTCGCCGTCGTCCTCGTCGTCAGACTCCGATGTCGGGGAGAACTGCGTCGCCTTCGGGCCGACCATCGTGACGCCCGCGGGGACGTCGTCGCTGACGACGGCACCGGCTCCGATGCGCGCGCCTTCGCCGACCGTAATCGCGCCGATGAGCGTCGCGTTCGCCCCGAGGACGGCGTCGTCCTCGATGGTCGGATGGCGTTTCTCGCGGCGCATGGAGTTGCCGCCGAGGGTCACGCCGTGGTACATCAGCACGTCGTCGCCGATGTCGGCCGTCTCGCCGACGACGACGCCCATGCCGTGGTCGATGAAGAAGCGTCGGCCGATGGACGCGCCGGGATGGATTTCGACGCCGGTGAGCAGACGCGCGAGATGTGAGAGGAGGCGTGCGAGCAGGTGGTGGTCGCGTCGCCACAGCGCGTGGGCGACGCGGTAGCACCAGATCGCGTGGAGGCCCGGATAGGTCAAGACGACTTCGAGCGCGCCGCGAGCGGCGGGGTCCTTGGCTTGCGCCGTCCGGACGTCCTCAGTGAGACGAGTGAAGAGCGAGAGCATTGGCGGACGGTACGAGAAGCGCGCGGAAAACAGTTGGCGACTCGGCCGTGGGATGCCACCGCGTTTCAGTCGCTGGCACGCCGGTCGTACCGCGAGGGCGGCGGAATCTGCGTGGACTCCGTGCGTTCGGTGGGGGTCTCGGGGAGCACACAGCGGTCCGGCTGGTCGCGGAGATGCGCGTACTCCTCCGGAGAACTCGCCAGCGAGTGTGCCGGGTTCGACCGGCTGGCGATACACGCCGCACGGAGTTCGTCGAAGCCGGCGATGCGTGCGCGAATGCCGCGCCAGTGGTGTTCGCTGCCGGTCGGGACCGCGATCTCGCGGGCGGGTTTCCAGTCGGGATGGCTCGCCGCGAGCACGGCGTGGTTGACGTTCGTCGCCAGCGTGTCGTGGTCGACGAGGATACCGACGCGGGCGGTCGGCGGTGCACGGGCGGCGAGGACGTCGAGACCGAGATGCAGTGCCCGATACTCGGCGACGTTGTTGTCGGGCACGCGGTCGGGCATCGAGACGCGGGCGACGCGCTCGCCGTCTCGTGTTTCGATGACCGCGCCGAGGCCGCCGCCGTCCCGTCGGTAGGAGCCGTCGGTGGCGACGTAGAAGTGTCGGTGGTGGGTGCGCGGCGGATGCGCGAAGTGGGGGGTCGGAGAGTCGTCGAACAGGTCTCGAAGGGTGGACCGGCCGTGAACGGCCATGTCTCCAGATGTGCTGGAGTCATATTTAAACTCTCGCCATCGAGTGAAACTGAACAGTGAAGCCTGAATCTGTCTACGAAAGGACGATACCGGTCATCGGTTGCTCGAATTTACCATAGCATATTTAAGGGTCTCTGCCGGAAGTACCCTTCATGACTGATAACCAGTCGCACGTTAGCAGACGGTCGTATCTCAAGCTCGCCGGTGGTGCCGCCGCCTCCGCGGCCATCGCGGGCTGTGCCAGTGACGGTGGCGAGACGACGACCACGTCCTCCGACGGTGGCAGTGAGACGACCACCACGTCCTCCGATGGTGGCGACGGCGGAAGCATGGACGAGTTCGACGTCACTATCACGCAGGGCAACATGCCCTCGGGACTCGACCCCCACGACCACCGTGAGACGACGACCGACATCGTCGTCCTCCACGCCTACGAGGGAGTTCTGACCCGTGACGCCGACGGTGCGGTCGTGGCCGGTCTCGGTACCGACTACAGCCGCGTCGACGGCGAGGACGCCGTCGAGTTCCAGATCCGCGAGGGCGTCACCTTCCACAACGGCGACGAACTCACCGCCGAGGACGTCGCCTACAGCATCAACCGTATCGTCCAAGAGGACGTCGGCTTCGCCAGCCCGCAGGTCGACCAGCTCGCTGGCGTCACGGGTGCCGAAGCGACCGGCGACGGGACGGTGAAGGTGATGAACGACGGGCTGAACCCCATCGTCTTCTCCGAGTTCGCGACGTACTGCGACGTCATGCAGCAGTCGTGGGTCGAGGAGAACGACAAGTCCTACATCAGCCAGAACATGAACGGCACCGGACCGTTCCAGCTCTCGTCGTACACCGAGGACGTCGAAGTCGTCCTCGAACGCTACGACGACTACTGGCAGGAACCCGCCGAGGCCTCGGGCGTCACCTTCCGTGCCGCCGCAGAGGCGAGTACCCGCGTCAACCAGCTGCTCCAGGGCGAGACGGACATCGTCGTCAACGTCCCGCCGCAGGAGGTCCAGCGGGTCAACAACAGCGACAACGTCCGCATCGCCTCCGCGCCGTCGACGCGTATCATCTACAACGCGATGCGCTACGACGTCGAGCCGTTCTCGAGCGTCCAGTTCCGCCAGGCGATGAACTACGCCATCGACCTGGAGAGCATCGTCTCGAACGTCCTCGAAGGCTTCGGTGCCCAGACGGGCCAGCCGACGCTGGAGGGCTTCGTCGGCCACAACTCCGACGTCGACCCCTATCCGTACGACCCCGACATGGCCGAACAGATGGTCGAGGAGAGCGGCTTCGCGGGTGCTGAGATCGAACTCAACACGCCCGTCGGCCGCTACCTGAAGGACCTCGAAATCGCCCAGGCAGTCGCCGGCTACATCGACGAACTCCCGAACGTCACGGCGTCGGTCCGCCAGCGCGACTTCGGGTCGCTCGTCGACGAACTGCTCACCGGCAACATTGAAGACAAGCCGCCGTGGTATCTCATCGGCTGGGGTGAAGCGACGTTCGACGGCGGACTCGTCATGACGGCACTGCTCAGCACCGACGGAGCGCTCTCCTCGTGGAGTAACGAGGAGTTCGACCAACTGCTCGCGGACGCCGGACAGCAGTCCGGCGACGAGCGCGACCAGACGCTCCAGCAGGCCAACCAGCTTGCACACGACGAGGCACCGTGGATCTTCCTGAACCAGCAGTTCAGTGTCTACGGCGTGAACGACAGCCTCGCGTGGGAGGCACGCGCCGACGAGCGCATCGACGCCTACGCCATCTCCCAGCAGTAGCCAATGTCACTGTCCCGGTTCCTGCTCAAGCGGTCGCTTCAGGGCCTCTTCGTCATCTGGGGGGTCGTGACTGTCGTGTTCGGTCTCCGGTTCATCTCGCCGGGTGACCCGGCGAACGTCCTGCTCCCGCCCGACGTGGACCCTGAGGTCCGCCAACAGGTCGTCCGGGAACTCGGGCTGAACCAGCCGCTGTACATCCAGTACGCCGAGTTCATCGCCGGCATCCCCGTCGGTGACCTCGGGCTGTCGCTGACGACACGGACACCCGTGTTGGCGCGTGTGCTAGCGAGACTGCCAGCGACGCTCGAACTCGCCATCGCCGCGACGGTCGTCGCGGTCGTCATCGCCATCCCGCTCGGGGTCGTCAGCGCGACGCGACGCCACGAGCCTGCGGACTACGGCGCGACGGTGTTCTCCCTGCTCGGCATCTCGACGCCGAACTTCTGGCTCGGCGTGATGCTCATCATCGTGCTCGCGGTGCAGTTGAACCTGTTCCCGACGAGCCAGCGGCCCGTCGGTCTCGACACGGCACTCGCACAGATCGCGACGTTACAGTTCGCGGCCGGATTCGACGACCTGGTGACGTGGGCGTGGCATATCACACTCCCGGCGATCACGCTGGGGACGTACTTCACCGCGCTCATCACACGGCTCACACGGAGCGGGATGCTCGACGAACTCGGGAAGTCCTACGTTCGCGCGTCGCGAGCGAAGGGCCTCCCCGAGACGCTCGTCCGCTACAAGCACGTGCTGCGGAACACGCTCATCCCCATCATCACCGTCGTCGGCCTGCAGATCGGGACGCTCATCGGTGGGGCGGTCATCACCGAAGCGGTGTTCGCGTGGCCCGGACTCGGGACGCTCATCATCGACAGTATCAACGCCCGCGACTGGCCGGTGCTCCAGGGGTCGCTCATCATCGTCGCCGTCGGCTTCGTGGTCGTGAACATCCTCGTCGACGCGCTCTACGCGTACGTCAACCCACAGGTGGCGTTCGACTGATATGCTCTCAGATATTCTCGATCAGATAACGCGGGCACTTGGCTCGGCACTCTCACCGCGGACGGTACGGAACCTCAAGCGGGAGCTTCGCCGGAGTGTCCTCTCGAAAGTGGGAATCGCCATCGTCGTCCTCATGCTGTCGATGGCGGTGTTCGCCCCGCTCATCGCGCCGTACAGCCCCGGACAACAGAACTTAGAGGAGGCACGCCAGCCTCCGCTCGGCTTCAGTACCGCCGAGACGCAGGAGGTGACCGTCCAGGAGAACGGCAGCGTCGTCATCGAGAACGGCCAGATCGTCACCGAAAACCGGACGGTCTACGAGAACGCGACGCTCGCACATCCGCTCGGGACCGACGGCAACGGCCGTGACATCCTCTCGCGGGTCATCTACGGCGCGCGCACCTCGATTCTCGTCGGGCTGTTCGGGACCGGCTTGGCCGCGCTCATCGGCGTGACCGTCGGCCTGACTGCGGGGTACTACGGCGACAAAGTCGACGACGCGTTGATGCGCGCCGCCGACATCATGCTCGCGTTCCCGTCGCTCGTGCTCGCCATCGCACTCGTCGGGGTCTGGGGACAGGCGGTGGTCCGCATCCCCGACCCCTTCGTCACCACTGGCTTCGCCGGCTGGTGGCGCGAGTTGCTCGGGCTGACGACCGGGACGATGCCGTCGAACGTCGTCCTCCCCGGGACGGTCATCGTCGTCGTCGCGCTCGTCAACTGGGTGTGGTTCGCCCGCGTCTCGCGCGGGGAGGCACTC is a window from the Halogranum gelatinilyticum genome containing:
- a CDS encoding amino acid ABC transporter permease, with the protein product MTGLLGIVAQSDWVFVANNATYLLGGAVITVALTVASVLLGLAAGFPAGVVEVYGGGLPKRAVKTVGVVLRGTPIVVLLIFAFFVFPTPDIPLGFFTIGGAFVAGVLGLGLRSAAYLSQVFRGALQSVDEGQLEAARSVGMSRLQGIRYVVVPQALRRSVPGFQNEVTIVLKDTSVVFAIGLAEMLTRSYDLFVRQTSAVLEVILFVSAIYFVLTFTTNRALDYASDYYAIPEGN
- a CDS encoding transporter substrate-binding domain-containing protein, coding for MKSFNTSGMSRRTYLKLTGASSAAAVTGLAGCMGGGSGGQTIVAGTAPGFPPFEMKNEDGELVGFDIDLFEAVVDETDYTLEEWSEFEFSSLIPALQNDRIDAIAAAMTINEERQETISFSDPYYNADQSILVANNSDFRPESLDDLSGQRVGAQEGTTGAGVVNSELIEEGKLDESNFNTYGNYVFAVEDLENGNIDAVVLDQPVAQTFESQRDVQVAFVYETGERYGFGIRQDDSDLQSALNDGLATVQDNGTYEEIRNEWFSDA
- a CDS encoding COX15/CtaA family protein yields the protein MDTARLRPDWLTFRRFAAFTTALTASLIALGVYTAATGSGLACSAQWPLCDNGLLPQTIPSFIEWFHRLVAMITGFFILGTVGWAWRGDTSRRTKLAATLAVVLLPLQISIGAVTVTLNGWLPGGYSPPTQSAHLLVALTIFTSLVATTLFAYTGHHRRSALSRTQRALLAALVILPVSALVSRAPGLLTYSPGMQATFVFASLPVYAALVATVYWAGAAGLRRVKLATLPVAGLVFVHLLLGRDLLIYTAPVRLLNLGILAAAFLGLAGVAWAAYRHDGSTTTSQAYPSSD
- a CDS encoding M24 family metallopeptidase; this translates as MTDFLDSRVSRLDSYLDTHDLDAVWFARPNSFKWLTGGDNVVDYAGDVGVAAAGYDGELRVVTDNIEAQRLVDEEVPDAFDVEHVQWYESSLAEAVADASPTPAAADFDVPGFADVDASTLRQPLTEEDIEVYRALGRDAAEAVESVARELQSDDTEHEVAAGLRIALAARDINAPVALVGGAERAQQYRHYTPQVAELGDYALLSVTAERNGLYASVTRTVAFDPPEWLTERTEKAQTVAASALGATQRVAREGGNAGDVFETVQAAYDAVGFEGEWRNHHQGGAAGFAGREWVATPTNDEEVHTPMAYAWNPTVQGAKSEDTVLVTDDGFEVLTTTGEWETREVESHDGEVAVDAHEILRLD
- a CDS encoding DUF7544 domain-containing protein, with the translated sequence MPWYAFDAVDDALDATRNFLFPFTWGRWLRLAIIVFFLGGGGGSFSNVSNVPSSIPSDGGTTPPPTTGGQLPTIGESLGSISPLVYVVIAVILLIVLGLILVSAVMPFVFVDALRTNDVRIRGPFKRRFGKGMRLLGFQIGLSLLLALPFVLLGAGVVVGAVDPTVFTSLGVGGLLAGVALFAVGAVVVGLFFGFTNQFVVPVMIATDSGVIASWRRFWSTLREQWKQFVVYLFVRFVLQLGVGIGAAIVTLVLGGIIVVVALLVGFVVSGAVGGVGAALHSTAGLVALAVLGVLALLAFLAVTLPVQILVQSYFTAYELSVLGAANEEFALLPERPEGGNDGDDSAAQSDDGDGGGDDGDGRTTDSGRDSTDDTDFSWGDDSTTA
- a CDS encoding NADP-dependent malic enzyme, with the protein product MGLDDDAREYHRQTPPGKLEISTTKPTNTQRDLSLAYSPGVAAPCLDIADDPEQAYNYTAKGNLVGVISNGSAVLGLGNIGAQASKPVMEGKGVLFKRFADIDVFDVELDEADPEEIIKSVSMMEPTFGGINLEDIKAPECFEIEERLREEMDIPVFHDDQHGTAIISGAALVNAADISGKDLSELNIVFSGAGASAIATARFYVSLGAKKENITMCDSTGIITKKRADEVNEYKRQFARDVPEGDLADAMDGADVFVGLSIGGIVSQEMVQSMGDNPIIFAMANPDPEITYEDAKDARDDTVIMATGRSDYPNQVNNVLGFPFIFRGALDARATEINEEMKVAAARALADLSRQDVPDSVVKAYGDEPLQFGADYIIPKPLDPRVLFEVAPAVAQAAMDSGAARKELDIPTYTERLEARLGKSREMMRVVLNKAKADPKRVALAEGTDEKMIRAAYQLEEQGIAEPILIGNPNSILRTAEALGLEFDPTIANPRDDEWEHYADRLYELRRRKGLTRNEAADLIRRDSNYFASVMVESGDADAMLTGLTHHYPSALRPPLQVVGTADDADYAAGVYLLTFKNRVVFCADTTVNLDPDSEVLAEITKHTADLARSFNVEPRAAMLSYSNFGSVDNTGTRKPRDAVKLLHDDPEVDFPVDGEMQADTAVVEDILEGTYDFADLDEPANVLIFPNLESGNIGYKLLQRLGGAEAIGPMLVGMDKPVHVMQRGDEVKDIVNLAGVAVVDAQEEGN
- the cysE gene encoding serine O-acetyltransferase, whose amino-acid sequence is MLSLFTRLTEDVRTAQAKDPAARGALEVVLTYPGLHAIWCYRVAHALWRRDHHLLARLLSHLARLLTGVEIHPGASIGRRFFIDHGMGVVVGETADIGDDVLMYHGVTLGGNSMRREKRHPTIEDDAVLGANATLIGAITVGEGARIGAGAVVSDDVPAGVTMVGPKATQFSPTSESDDEDDGDGSVEPPTGAAE
- a CDS encoding reverse transcriptase-like protein, yielding MAVHGRSTLRDLFDDSPTPHFAHPPRTHHRHFYVATDGSYRRDGGGLGAVIETRDGERVARVSMPDRVPDNNVAEYRALHLGLDVLAARAPPTARVGILVDHDTLATNVNHAVLAASHPDWKPAREIAVPTGSEHHWRGIRARIAGFDELRAACIASRSNPAHSLASSPEEYAHLRDQPDRCVLPETPTERTESTQIPPPSRYDRRASD